A window of Anomalospiza imberbis isolate Cuckoo-Finch-1a 21T00152 chromosome 4, ASM3175350v1, whole genome shotgun sequence contains these coding sequences:
- the VAX2 gene encoding ventral anterior homeobox 2 isoform X1 encodes MPGPRVGEGDRRRPPAVPGHGGMSDGGAEPGGSPVLLAEPAATGRAREKLPTRAELESALRAGGGSGGAAGGFKDIPGTSAVSPGSSKQCAPDTESPSGTGEADYCRRILVRDAKGTIREIVLPKGLDLDRPKRTRTSFTAEQLYRLELEFQRCQYVVGRERTELARQLNLSETQVKVWFQNRRTKQKKDQSRDSEKRSSSTSESFATCNILRLLEQGRLLSVPAPPSLLSPTSNPVPVASPAGSLATPRPASPGLGGGSSPPAPPPFGLHVPSLAASSSSSSSSSSSPRLPGRPLCFGGPLLGGLHDLPASYPPGASAFEPYTRLERKDNSIPSKKPSP; translated from the exons ATGCCGGGCCCCCGGGTGGGAGAGGGCGACAGGCGACGGCCCCCGGCGGTCCCCGGCCATGGGG GGATGAGCGATGGAGGGGCCGAGCCCGGCGGGAGCCCCGTGCTGCTGGCCGAGCCCGCGGCCACCGGGCGGGCCCGGGAGAAGCTGCCGACCCGGGCGGAGCTGGAGAGCGCCCTGCGCgccggcggcggcagcggcggagCCGCCGGCGGCTTCAAGGACATCCCGGGAACGTCGGCGGTCAGCCCCGGCTCCTCCAAGCAGTGCGCCCCGGACACCGAGAGCCCGTCGGGGACCGGCGAGGCGGATTACTGCCGCCGCATCCTGGTGCGAG ATGCCAAAGGGACGATCCGGGAGATTGTGCTGCCCAAGGGGCTGGACCTGGACCGGCCCAAGCGGACGCGGACGTCCTTCACGGCGGAGCAACTCTACCgcctggagctggaattccagCGCTGCCAGTACGTGGTGGGCCGGGAAAGGACGGAGTTAGCGCGGCAGCTCAACCTCTCCGAGACGCAG GTCAAGGTGTGGTTCCAGAACCGCCGCACGAAGCAGAAGAAGGACCAGAGCAGGGACTCTGAGAAACGCTCCTCCAGCACCTCCGAGTCCTTCGCCACCTGCAACATCCTGCGGCTGCTGGAGCAAGGCCGCCTCCTGTCCGTGCCGGCCCCCCCGAGCCTCCTGTCCCCCACTTCCAACCCCGTCCCGGTCGCCAGCCCCGCGGGGAGCCTGGCCACGCCGCGCCCCGCGTCCCCGGGGCTGGGCGGCGGCAGCAGcccgccggcgccgccgccTTTCGGCCTGCACgtcccgtctctggccgcttcctcttcctcctcctcctcctcatcgtCGTCGCCGCGGCTGCCGGGGAGGCCGCTGTGTTTCGGGGGGCCGCTGCTGGGCGGCCTGCACGATCTGCCCGCTTCTTACCCACCGGGAGCGTCCGCGTTCGAGCCTTACACGCGGCTGGAGAGGAAGGACAATTCTATACCCAGCAAGAAGCCGagcccttaa
- the VAX2 gene encoding ventral anterior homeobox 2 isoform X3: MSDGGAEPGGSPVLLAEPAATGRAREKLPTRAELESALRAGGGSGGAAGGFKDIPGTSAVSPGSSKQCAPDTESPSGTGEADYCRRILVRDAKGTIREIVLPKGLDLDRPKRTRTSFTAEQLYRLELEFQRCQYVVGRERTELARQLNLSETQVKVWFQNRRTKQKKDQSRDSEKRSSSTSESFATCNILRLLEQGRLLSVPAPPSLLSPTSNPVPVASPAGSLATPRPASPGLGGGSSPPAPPPFGLHVPSLAASSSSSSSSSSSPRLPGRPLCFGGPLLGGLHDLPASYPPGASAFEPYTRLERKDNSIPSKKPSP, translated from the exons ATGAGCGATGGAGGGGCCGAGCCCGGCGGGAGCCCCGTGCTGCTGGCCGAGCCCGCGGCCACCGGGCGGGCCCGGGAGAAGCTGCCGACCCGGGCGGAGCTGGAGAGCGCCCTGCGCgccggcggcggcagcggcggagCCGCCGGCGGCTTCAAGGACATCCCGGGAACGTCGGCGGTCAGCCCCGGCTCCTCCAAGCAGTGCGCCCCGGACACCGAGAGCCCGTCGGGGACCGGCGAGGCGGATTACTGCCGCCGCATCCTGGTGCGAG ATGCCAAAGGGACGATCCGGGAGATTGTGCTGCCCAAGGGGCTGGACCTGGACCGGCCCAAGCGGACGCGGACGTCCTTCACGGCGGAGCAACTCTACCgcctggagctggaattccagCGCTGCCAGTACGTGGTGGGCCGGGAAAGGACGGAGTTAGCGCGGCAGCTCAACCTCTCCGAGACGCAG GTCAAGGTGTGGTTCCAGAACCGCCGCACGAAGCAGAAGAAGGACCAGAGCAGGGACTCTGAGAAACGCTCCTCCAGCACCTCCGAGTCCTTCGCCACCTGCAACATCCTGCGGCTGCTGGAGCAAGGCCGCCTCCTGTCCGTGCCGGCCCCCCCGAGCCTCCTGTCCCCCACTTCCAACCCCGTCCCGGTCGCCAGCCCCGCGGGGAGCCTGGCCACGCCGCGCCCCGCGTCCCCGGGGCTGGGCGGCGGCAGCAGcccgccggcgccgccgccTTTCGGCCTGCACgtcccgtctctggccgcttcctcttcctcctcctcctcctcatcgtCGTCGCCGCGGCTGCCGGGGAGGCCGCTGTGTTTCGGGGGGCCGCTGCTGGGCGGCCTGCACGATCTGCCCGCTTCTTACCCACCGGGAGCGTCCGCGTTCGAGCCTTACACGCGGCTGGAGAGGAAGGACAATTCTATACCCAGCAAGAAGCCGagcccttaa
- the VAX2 gene encoding ventral anterior homeobox 2 isoform X2: MFDPAAAPAGMSDGGAEPGGSPVLLAEPAATGRAREKLPTRAELESALRAGGGSGGAAGGFKDIPGTSAVSPGSSKQCAPDTESPSGTGEADYCRRILVRDAKGTIREIVLPKGLDLDRPKRTRTSFTAEQLYRLELEFQRCQYVVGRERTELARQLNLSETQVKVWFQNRRTKQKKDQSRDSEKRSSSTSESFATCNILRLLEQGRLLSVPAPPSLLSPTSNPVPVASPAGSLATPRPASPGLGGGSSPPAPPPFGLHVPSLAASSSSSSSSSSSPRLPGRPLCFGGPLLGGLHDLPASYPPGASAFEPYTRLERKDNSIPSKKPSP, translated from the exons ATGTTTGATCCCGCCGCGGCGCCCGCAGGGATGAGCGATGGAGGGGCCGAGCCCGGCGGGAGCCCCGTGCTGCTGGCCGAGCCCGCGGCCACCGGGCGGGCCCGGGAGAAGCTGCCGACCCGGGCGGAGCTGGAGAGCGCCCTGCGCgccggcggcggcagcggcggagCCGCCGGCGGCTTCAAGGACATCCCGGGAACGTCGGCGGTCAGCCCCGGCTCCTCCAAGCAGTGCGCCCCGGACACCGAGAGCCCGTCGGGGACCGGCGAGGCGGATTACTGCCGCCGCATCCTGGTGCGAG ATGCCAAAGGGACGATCCGGGAGATTGTGCTGCCCAAGGGGCTGGACCTGGACCGGCCCAAGCGGACGCGGACGTCCTTCACGGCGGAGCAACTCTACCgcctggagctggaattccagCGCTGCCAGTACGTGGTGGGCCGGGAAAGGACGGAGTTAGCGCGGCAGCTCAACCTCTCCGAGACGCAG GTCAAGGTGTGGTTCCAGAACCGCCGCACGAAGCAGAAGAAGGACCAGAGCAGGGACTCTGAGAAACGCTCCTCCAGCACCTCCGAGTCCTTCGCCACCTGCAACATCCTGCGGCTGCTGGAGCAAGGCCGCCTCCTGTCCGTGCCGGCCCCCCCGAGCCTCCTGTCCCCCACTTCCAACCCCGTCCCGGTCGCCAGCCCCGCGGGGAGCCTGGCCACGCCGCGCCCCGCGTCCCCGGGGCTGGGCGGCGGCAGCAGcccgccggcgccgccgccTTTCGGCCTGCACgtcccgtctctggccgcttcctcttcctcctcctcctcctcatcgtCGTCGCCGCGGCTGCCGGGGAGGCCGCTGTGTTTCGGGGGGCCGCTGCTGGGCGGCCTGCACGATCTGCCCGCTTCTTACCCACCGGGAGCGTCCGCGTTCGAGCCTTACACGCGGCTGGAGAGGAAGGACAATTCTATACCCAGCAAGAAGCCGagcccttaa